The Tamandua tetradactyla isolate mTamTet1 chromosome 8, mTamTet1.pri, whole genome shotgun sequence genome includes a window with the following:
- the FHIP1B gene encoding FHF complex subunit HOOK-interacting protein 1B isoform X4, with translation MERMNWLSRLASRGPGHRVPQGSSPQTPVMADPETCLMVFKNHWSQVVRILERRGPRAAPGGADDLSAVRNHTYQMLTLLAEDRAVPSASLTPGPLLEFALHEDLLTRVLAWQLQWDELGDGVEERRAEQLKLFEMLVSESRQPLLRHGPVREALLTLLDACGRPVPSSPALDEGLVLLLSQLCVCVAREPSLLEFFLQPPPEPGAAPRLLLFSRLVPFVHREGTLGQQARDALLLLMALSAGSPTVGRYIADHSYFCPVLATGLSALYSSLPRKIEVPGDDWHCLRREDWLGVPSLALFMSSLEFCNAVIQVAHPLVQKQLVDYIHNGFLVPVMGPALHKTSVEEMIASTAYLELFLRSISEPALLCTFLRFLLLHRHDTHTILDTLVARIGSNSRVWPLPLSWLTWLCMVSLSLFRTLLNLSCEDVLLQLVLRYLVPCNHVMLSQKPAVRDVDLYGRAADKFLSLIPRCCRHHAPSTPRPEHASWARGPGSPSVDSSSVVTVPRPSTPSRLAFFLRQQSLSGSESPGPAPCSPGLAASPASSPGRRPSPAEEPGELEDNYLEYLREARRGVDRCVRACRTWSAPYDGERPPPEPNPVGSRTKKRSLLPEEDRDNVGEREEEELGNGGLAGGAGEGTGHLPPPQLNGVPGPWPEGAKKVRRVPEEGAGELLEGTPEGMAGLEGFGQELRELEVALSNGGAGSEPPLEPSLPLEEEEAYESFNCPPEPPGPFLSSPLRTPNQLPSQPFTGPFMAVLFAKLENMLQNSVYVNFLLTGLVAQLACHPQPLLRSFLLNTNMVFQPSVKSLLQVCDACMHGCWAL, from the exons ATGGAAAGGATGAACTGGCTGAGCAGACTGGCCTCCCGGGGCCCTGGGCACCGCGTCCCTCAAGGGTCCAGTCCGCAGACCCCTGTCATGGCTGACCCTGAGACCTGCCTCATGGTCTTCAAAAATCACTGGTCTCAG GTGGTGCGAATCCTTGAGCGGCGAGGTCCTCGGGCAGCTCCTGGGGGTGCAGATGATCTAAGTGCTGTGCGCAACCACACTTATCAGATGTTGACATTACTGGCAGAAGATCGAGCAGTTCCCTCGGCCTCCTTGACCCCTGGGCCCCTGCTGGAGTTTGCTCTGCACGAGGATCTGTTGACTCGTGTGTTGGCATGGCAACTGCAATGGGATGAGCTTGGGGATGGGGTTGAGGAACGGCGGGCTGAACAACTGAAACTATTTGAGATGCTAGTGAGTGAATCTCGCCAGCCACTGCTGCGGCATGGCCCGGTTCGTGAGGCTCTGCTGACCTTGCTGGATGCCTGTGGTCGCCCTGTGCCCAGTAGCCCAGCACTGGATGAGGGTCTGGTGCTACTTCTCAgtcagctgtgtgtgtgtgtggcccgGGAGCCTTCATTGCTCGAGTTCTTCCTGCAGCCGCCTCCTGAGCCTGGAGCTGCCCCCCGCCTTCTCCTTTTTTCTCGCCTTGTCCCTTTCGTCCATCGAGAGGGCACCCTGGGCCAGCAGGCCCGAGATGCCCTACTCCTGCTCAtggctctgtcagctgggagtcCCACTGTGGGCCGCTACATCGCAGATCACTCTTACTTCTGCCCG GTGCTGGCCACAGGGCTGAGTGCCCTGTACTCCTCACTGCCCCGAAAGATTGAGGTTCCAGGGGATGATTGGCATTGCCTGCGACGGGAGGACTGGCTTGGAGTTCCATCCCTTGCACTCTTCATGAGTTCCCTAGAATTCTGCAATGCAGTCATTCAG GTAGCTCACCCCTTGGTGCAGAAGCAGTTGGTTGATTATATCCATAATGGGTTTCTGGTGCCTGTCATGGGTCCTGCCCTCCACAAG ACCTCTGTGGAAGAGATGATAGCCAGTACTGCCTATCTGGAACTTTTCCTACGGAGTATCTCAGAGCCTGCCTTGCTCTGTACCTTCCTGCGATTCCTGTTGTTACACCGGCATGACACCCACACCATCCTTGACACCCTCGTTGCCCGTATTGGCAGCAACTCCCGGGTATGGCCCCTACCTCTGTCCTGGCTTACTTGG ctcTGCATGGTCTCTCTGAGCCTCTTCAGGACCCTTCTCAACCTCAGCTGTGAGGATGTCCTGCTGCAGTTGGTTCTCAG GTATCTCGTCCCGTGTAACCATGTGATGCTGAGCCAGAAGCCAGCTGTGCGTGATGTGGACCTATATGGACGAGCTGCTGACAAGTTTCTCTCCTTAATCCCACGTTGTTGCCGGCACCATGCCCCCAGCACACCCCGCCCAGAGCATGCCTCATGGGCACGAG GCCCTGGAAGCCCAAGTGTTGACTCCTCTTCTGTGGTGACAGTGCCTCGGCCCTCCACACCATCTCGTCTGGCTTTCTTCCTGCGACAGCAGAGCCTGAGTGGCTCTGagtccccaggcccagccccttGCTCCCCAGGGCTTGCTGCATCTCCAGCTTCCAGCCCTGGTCGACGGCCCAGCCCTGCAGAGGAGCCTGGTGAGCTGGAAGACAATTACCTGGAGTATCTGCGTGAGGCGCGCCGTGGTGTAGACCGCTGTGTCCGAGCCTGCCGTACCTGGTCTGCCCCCTATGATGGCGAGCGGCCCCCTCCTGAGCCCAATCCTGTTGGCTCCCGGACTAAGAAACGCAGCCTACTGCCCGAGGAGGACAGGGACAATGTGGGGGAACGGGAGGAGGAAGAGCTTGGGAATGGAGGGCTGGCTGGGGGTGCAGGGGAGGGCACTGgccacctgccccctccccagctcaATGGTGTACCAGGACCCTGGCCTGAGGGCGCCAAGAAGGTTCGTCGGGTACCAGAGGAGGGAGCTGGGGAACTGTTAGAGGGTACCCCTGAGGGCATGGCAGGACTAGAGGGCTTTGGGCAGGAGCTCCGGGAGCTGGAGGTGGCATTGAGCAATGGGGGCGCTGGCTCAGAGCCTCCCCTAGAGCCTTCACTACCTCTTGAGGAGGAGGAGGCCTACGAGAGCTTCAACTGTCCCCCTGAGCCCCCTGGCCCCTTCCTCAGCAGCCCTTTGCGGACTCCCAACCAGCTGCCAAGCCAGCCCTTCACTG gcCCTTTCATGGCTGTGCTCTTTGCCAAACTCGAGAACATGCTGCAGAACTCCGTCTATGTCAACTTCCTGCTGACAGGGCTGGTGGCCCAGCTGGCCTgtcacccccagcccctgctccgCTCTTTCCTGCTCAACACCAACATGGTCTTCCAGCCCAGTGTCAAGTCCCTGCTGCAGGTGTGCGATGCATGCATGCATGG GTGTTGGGCTCTGTGA